The genome window ggattcagttctcttaATGACTCTtcgaatgctctgtgcccccctccattacgtcctctatctttgaaaccaaagaatgaagagcagattcacaggactttccatatTGGCACCCTATGTTCACCGTCATCAGATCAGCTGAAGTGatcaaatcaaacagcttctctcctctaggattgcatttgttactgccccaacaaatatgctgagcgttcgcatcacaacctattaagagttcaaggccacttgattctgcatacactacgagattccttagttcttgcgtcgacggaagacacaaagaatcatacggTAAGTAagaagaggcaactatgacgtttctcctcttaccattaacctggtattgtatgTTCACCGCAACAACgtcctgggaacaaaattgtctcTACATGGTTGcctttaacaattttgacatcagaacgcaggctctcgatctcgaggatctttcatcgaagaagatcataGTCCCTggcgctaactgaaaagtctgctgcgttcagtgtggatctcaccgtggttaccaacttgtcctcaccttccgccgaagttCTACTTTCTTGCGTcctcccatgtcctcattcccaagaaacgtcGCCTTCTTTCGGAGTTCAGATTTTCAtccacctgcctgtagccgtaagtgtgtATAGCTGAGGAGTTTGCCGCCGCTAGTTTGGGTTGTTGCGGAATTAACTTGTTATTCGGCCATACCGGGGGGGGGCCGAGTCGTCTGCGCCTGTGTCGATTAGGTAATAGTGCTTGCTCAAAGGGTCGTAGATGATTAGGCGGCGAGGAGCTGCGTGCAGGGTAGCCACCGCCGGAGCTTCCAACGAGTTTAGTTTTTTGGTGCTGTGAGCGTGCGCGGACTGGTACACTTCTTTGCCTTGTCAGCGAAGATGCGGTGATACCAACAAATTGCAGAACTCGTTCAGGTTCTCGATGTGTGACTACTCGATTCAGGACCTACCTCCTGAACGCAAAGCTCTCATCAACGTCGCTTAGTGACTGTAGCCGCGTGGGTGACCACCATCTGCTGCAGCCCGAAATTTGGCCCGTGATACTTCACTAACCACGGGGCGTGCATGCACCTCGTGAATCCTGTCAGCGCTGTTTGCTAACACTTCTACAGATCCGGAGTCCAGACCAAGATGACTGGGGTGCTTTCTGGGAGTCGCTGCAACCACAGCGATTTCAGAGTCCTCACCCAACTGGTTCAGCGCCGTCAACAAGTAATGACGATGCTGCTGATTACAGATGTCACAGTGGAATATTTAATTGTAACCATTGTTTCTATGCATAGCTAATATCTCTTCGGAAGTGTAGACTTCTTTCTGATCAGCTAGATTAGCGGACGAGGATAATGTGAACGTTCGAGCAAAACGATTTTTCCTTTCAAAAGTGGTGCTGTTCGAATGTGGTCGTGCAGGACTTTGTACTGGCAAAGTTTTCAGATCCTTCATGCTACGAGACATGATCAAATTACGATTCACTACGGTAGCCTGTCCATTCATATACCATGAAATTGTCGACGTTATTGATGAAGTGCATCAAAAATCATTCTCCCTTCATACTAATAAAAGGCAAGAGCACATGTTTTGCTCTGGGAATATAATCGTGTCGGGTATACAATGAAAGGTCTTCATTGATAATTGGTTTTTCAATACGCGCGatataatttctttttaggattttgtatgaaacaaaaatgtctgtctttccacctgttcgtCTGTCACACAAGATttactccaaaacggctaaagccATCGTCtagaaaatttggtgagaatatgtggtctgtgaacctgTATAAGTTGCattattttgtgttgaatttaaaaCGAGCTTCCATATTTGCGAAAGGGAGAAGCGAATTTTTGCCACCGATAATGGACATGAGTAGTATCAGATAAAAGGGTCcaattagaacttttcgaaaagggtcttatttctgatattgagtgaaacacgTAGGAgttaggactcaaaatgtgtgccccaaacaGTGAaacgggtctcgttctcagaatctatccaaccaaaaagtgACAGTAATGcacctatataaaatctaggcttcaaaatacatcgcattacgatatctgctcaaatacagttaataatgttgtaatgttattttatttttaggaaatttacccgaaaaccgcCCTTAACttcaaaagtacaaaattaacAAAAGAAATGACATCAATATAATATtaaacataattttgaaaagtttgaaggcaaacgaactattattaataaagttatagaagggtcaaagttttgtatttcaagtaaatttataaagtgaactcatatctCGAAACTACTCCTACCAAAACTTTCCAACCATATAAATTAGAAATTTTTGGCCTTAGCAAAGAAGAGTACTTTCCTCCCCCTTGGCCGAAGGAGGCGACATCTGTATAGGtcctcatcgggtcatggattTTGGCCAGATGGCtctccgctttcgctgccttatctaaaatctggaaaatctcaacactaagatgaAGTTGAGACGGTTCTGTGTTGCAAtttgagagtagcacatggaaagtggctACTATTGTCACTCGAAAGCtcgaagccttcgtcaacacctgtctgcgaagTATGATGGGAGtgtgctggcctgatactatttcaaacgaaggacttggtcggtgcacaggccTGTCATCCGTACGCAATGTGATCGAatagtggataggttacacattagaGAGGGACAATTACATTGCTGACTAaatcatgcagtggaatccactcgcccaagatggccgacgaattggtcgccccaagggcgctTGGCCCATAACACCATGGGAGGAGTGCGGACATCTTGAGGAGAGCTGGACCGTACTTCAGCGAATCGCAAACAATGGCGCGTATCTatggttgacacgctataccTGACCAAAGGGTAAATGTAGTAGTAGTTCGTATCCACCGTTGGGTGTTTTCCACGTCGGTCCATCATCGTCCAaggcaatattccaaattccTGGGCATGTCTACTATTTCCAACAGACTTCTACGGCTTATGTCATCTAactacatcaaatgtgtcaacTTGCTCATAGCACGTTGGTCATAtataattgcaaaaccatgtcccCTAGCATTAATCAGAAGCCATGAAAGAGAGTTCATTGCCATATAAAATCTAAGAGGACTCAGTGAATCCccttggaaaatgcctctcTGTATGGGAGTTCTGAAGTGTAGGTACCGTCAGATGGGTGCACAATTAAAATGATATGCTATCCTTCTATCGACTATCGCCAcgcttcggatcaatgcgatgcagacgtaagtCATCGATTAGCCAAGTGTGCGGGATGCTGTCGAAATCCTTGGCGTCATCAATATAGCAAATAAAAAGATATCTTTAGCCTCTAGTTGTCTATCCTACAGCTACCGAGTGGATAATGAGTTGCTGTTTTCAATCTCTCGATCCGTCTGGGAAGCCCTTcttctcctcggacagaatattgttgaTCTCGAGATGCGCATTGATCCTGTCACTAATAATGGAGGTTTTGAATTTGTATAGGAATAGTAAACAATaaatcggtcttgtatctgcggggtcctgcaatGTGTTTTTAAGAACAAGGAAGATAAGTCATCACAATGAGGAAGGATCACCAAACCACTTTATGCGGGGAGGAGAAATGGCTACTAGCACCGAAATATTCGGCATAGGTCCAGTTGATGAGTCATCGACGTACTTCGCTTTCTCCTTGCAGGGGAGTACTTTCATGTCCGGTGCAGTCCCCCCATATTTGTACTATATTTATTTTAACTGTAATCAATTAGTaattacacattgctttatagCTATGAATAAAGGCTATCCAGCCGAAAAGACGACGTTTTATTGTAAAATCATTGTCGTCgatgaatcatcatcaacggcataacaaccggtatccgcgttaggcttcattctgctgacttgttggtaaaacttccgcgtctggtgcggttgctccctgtactttccgagttcacagacctgttggttctcccaggcttcctttttccgtctgtgaagtcgcttctccgctcgccggagttcgtgataagtctccgcgcgtgcccgcgtcttttgaaaatgcagcattcttccgttccgttgccagcttacattcatcgtcaaaccaaccgttccgactctttttgcggttggAGCCAAGTAGctttgtgaccgtatttatagtaacgttcttcaggtgattgtgaatattatttgttgatgcttcatctccaggatctctggtgactgcggttatttcggcatccattttgctcttataggtgttgcggagcgcTGTGATGTGAATGGCGTGTCAGAGGggtttctgggtggtgttgtaatgCAAGCTCGGAACACTAcgacaacgagatagtgatccaagtctatattggctcccctatatgttctgacattcgtcaacGCTGACAattggtggcgttcgatcaacacgtggtcaattgatttgaaagtggtcctgtctggagaggcgaACGTTTGTTTCTGGAcgagctttccgcgcaaaccaggtaattccaacaaccatttcgtgtaatcTGTGTgtagtctgttatcattggtgtagtctgttatcattggtatcattatgtaagctatgggaaccaacgtattgcGTAAATACGGGCTCCATTTTTCATTCGCTtgatttttcggctgactaagaaacctactccgaagacattgtttactggatggccactataatatatggtgcatcTTTTGtaaagctgttacatcagccttatattgggacacggTATCGGCtgtcattcattccggccgattttcgcagggaaataTTTAGCGCAATACACGATCCTAcccacccaggcatcaggacgacgaaccgactGGTCATTGGAAAGTACTTCTGaccatccatgaacaaggacataaaATCTTGGGCCCGATAGTACATCACTTGCCAAAAGAATAAAATCAACAACcacgtaagaaaggaagtaggtCTATTCCCTAGGTCGACCAAGTGCCTCCACATCATCCATCTCATCATTGaccttttgcgagactcgcacggatacaattattgtctcacaatcatcgacaagttTACGTGGTGGCCTGAAGCGATACCTCTggctgacattacggcacaatcatgcaccaaggccctctgtcgagagtggatcctgcACTTTGGTGTACCAACCGTAATCATCATGAACCGGGAAATGTAGTTTGAGTCTATTCTTTTCTCGTAGTTAAGcaagctccttggctttaagCGGCACAGGACTACTGcttaccatccacagtccaatgagaAGCTGAAAAGTTGGTACCGGACACTACTAATGGCTCGTGACAATCCGTCGTGGTCCAGCATGCTGCGTCTACTCAAAGACGCGGTGTCGAAGCTGCGACCGACTGCACTATCCCAACACACGACAACGGGAGTCGACACCCCCAGGAACATCTAGACGTGCTTACAGGTCCTCATTCGGGTGGACGCTTCTCGGAGGCTTCTGCAACCACCATAAGAGGGCCCCTTTAGGGTTATGGAGCGAGGTGAGCACTCTTTCGAGCTCGACGTCTGCGGGGccaagtgggtctccttgtcgaaATTGAAAGTTTTTGATGAACCCGCGGAGGCTCCGAAAAAGCGGCCGCGAAGCGTCAGGTTCGGCCAGTAACCCGAATCACATGGTCGGGTTGCTCCGCAGAACCCacacggtttcagctgggggcagAGCGATGTGGCGGCAGATCGGAGGCACGAATCACGAGCGTATCCCCGTGATTAATTCGTCTCTGCCGACGCATTGAACTGCCGACGATACAGCTTACGGCCTGACAGAAGGCCGACGCGAAAAACGTACTCAATCTATCTAGATTCAACCGTCGGGGCTACCGGCTTATATATTGTAGAGTACATCGACTAGCAACGCGAAGTTCAATACTTTATTTAACTGTGTTTTGATCAGAATATTATTAAGTGGGCAATTTTGTCCcgcacagaatgttgttggtctcgaggtgcgcattgacccttccactaataataactaatagagggttggtaagcaaataatcgctcttatgtctgcggggtcctacaccgtgtccttcttagggataaggtaggtaatccccgcagtgaagaaAGATGAAAATTCCTCCATGGTCTCATTTATGCTGCATGCCAACCGACTATgtacactggtaaatttcttataccagaaattctgcaccagaTCCACACCTgcgcccctccagttcttcgagctgtttatggctcgtccaaCTTCCTCTTccgtaacatccgcaaaattcatgccaggcgtattggcatagcgggtgccttcagcggtgattcactcagcatgctgggcaggtaacccccaaagttcaccccaatactctttcgcttccgtcaccgaaaactgtactgtctagacgctctgttgggattcgttgagagatctgaaaaagctccgctggttcctcgcgtatgttggaTTCTGAACATGTCTGAAATAACTTTCAccatatcgtcgtaaccgactgcatacgacagaaagtttctgttttagtgtgtccagaatttaaaCTACGAGTGTCTCACTGGtgaatggcatagttccggtaaaccctctgcaattTATTTCTctcccgtctgctggcattgccagtgctgatctgaatcactttagcaatgtcctgccttagtgagtcccgccgacgttcccccacttaaaccaataacacgaaagcgaatcttctgaccgtgaaatctggtagccgcaactgcaccacaagacacaagtgattgtagttgcaacagcgacatatcattgatttaagatcatcatcattgatttaagatagaattcccggagttgctgaagatacatagagcctgggaatacttgtTGTACCAGTTTCCTCGAtggcctcaagtcgaacacgctctctaatggtggccgggattgtgtcgctgcgggtAATAATGCggcactggtctgcgactcgctgcacagtcacgtgcgcgaattacgggaaacgctcaacgaatctctggtgcaagaaGGGCCAGTAAGATGTGCgcacccccgccgttatttcgtagtaggagcggatgatgaagaggttcatttctgccgtccatttcatccgctgcctacgcgaacctgctgaagtagtcgccacagattgtggcgaaacagctgcagcaggcggagctgtgctcctggtcgtcgtggcgcctagacgtcgaactgccccacgactagcggtttcgacgccgtgcagcctattacgagagcccgacctagccaccaagtcagacgactcccgccggttacccgtaccggaccttaaattccttcttcttctcatagatggatttgcattttatagctaactgccaggtgttgaaattcctcagtgagtaatctagaaaactgcaaagttcctgcagttttctcacctaccccctgagacgctgcggtggcgtacagccattcagattgaagctatccatccctcctcctttcacaaccgggcttgggaccggcttcggcggagttcattattattattataaaaaataatgcgCCTTTTTGCTCATTGTACCcattaaaaaagttattttattttcattcaattttcaattatttgcaGAAAGCATTTAGATCGAAATAATAGACGCAGCCAACACAAACAGAATGGCAGCTTCCGAAGTATCTATTCCTGTTTTAAATGACTACTGCCTCGAGTATATTTTcagctttcttgaaattgtcGATCAACTGAATGTAGCGAAAGTCTGTTCTGAATTCAAGGACATAATCAAACGCCTTGTCGCGATGGAACTGTTCAATTTCAACACAATCTATGAATGCACTTCTTTGCCGTTTGCAACTGAAACGTTCACTGAATACGGTCCTATTATAAAGAAAATATTCATGCAATTTGATGCAGTCGAAGACATGGTACCATTCTATTACCTGGTTCCAAAACATTGCCAAAACATCGAGGACATCCATTTCAATTTTCCCTACTACGTGGACCATGAGATAATGGAGATGATGTTTAAAGCATCGAAAAATGTCAAAGTGCTTGTTTGCAATGCTCGAGAATTATATGATGATCACTGCCGCTTAATCAGCGAACTCAAGGAGTTGGAAAGCCTGAACATAgaggaaaaccgggatgttacCGGAATGCATCTGAATAAATTGACTAAACTCAAGGACCTCAATATTCAGGGCTGCAGTGAATTCGAATCAAAGCATTTCATTGACATTTGTAAAGCAACAAAACTGAGAAAACTCAAAATTGCAGAATGTTTACACCTGGATGACACTGCATTCGAAACTCTGCTTGAAACTCAAACCGAGTTGGAGGAGATCAGTGTCAGCCATTGCTACCCAAATGGAAATGTAGAGCTTGTGCCGCGTCTGCCCAAACTTCGTCATGTTTATATTCATTGGCTATGTACGAGAAACCATAAAGAAACTGACCTCATAAACCTTCTCGCCAAGTACCACCCCGATTCGATTCAAACATTGGTCATATCCCGTCCAGAAAATTTAACCAAATTGGAACGTGCAGGCATATTGGAACTGAAGTATCTTGAGAAAATAGCCTTCCTTGCGGATAAGCAACTCGATAATGCATTTTTGTCCGAGGTATCTAAAAACTGCCGTCACTTAAAGGAAATCGATATCTCGGAATCTTTAAGTGTTACAAATGAAGGAATTATCGAACTTGTAAAAAATTTAAAGGGACTTCGTCGTTTGGATTTAAGACGATGTGGCCAATTCGACCAATCGTTGTATGAAAAGTTGATTGAAGTTAAAAAAGAATGTAATGATGGAAAGTGCCTACAAGTTTTCGCATGGGGCACCAAACTTAAGAAGAATGAATTGAGGGTAAGGACTCATACTTTGGCCCAATTCTCTATGTGGAAATAATGTTCGTTTTTCGTTCCAGGATTCCGAAAGAAATCTCGTTGATGTCTCATTCAGATTTAAATATTGATACTTTGAAAACatcaataaagttataataaccGTTAAAAACTGTGTCTAGTTTTCGTACCAAGAAAAAATAACGTTTCCTTTTGCATATTGTGACTGTTAACTCAAAATGCAACCCTCGTTGGTGTAATCCTGGTG of Hermetia illucens chromosome 4, iHerIll2.2.curated.20191125, whole genome shotgun sequence contains these proteins:
- the LOC119654209 gene encoding F-box/LRR-repeat protein 3-like isoform X4, with product MAASEVSIPVLNDYCLEYIFSFLEIVDQLNVAKVCSEFKDIIKRLVAMELFNFNTIYECTSLPFATETFTEYGPIIKKIFMQFDAVEDMVPFYYLVPKHCQNIEDIHFNFPYYVDHEIMEMMFKASKNVKVLVCNARELYDDHCRLISELKELESLNIEENRDVTGMHLNKLTKLKDLNIQGCSEFESKHFIDICKATKLRKLKIAECLHLDDTAFETLLETQTELEEISVSHCYPNGNVELVPRLPKLRHVYIHWLCTRNHKETDLINLLAKYHPDSIQTLVISRPENLTKLERAGILELKYLEKIAFLADKQLDNAFLSEVSKNCRHLKEIDISESLSVTNEGIIELVKNLKGLRRLDLRRCGQFDQSLYEKLIEVKKECNDGKCLQVFAWGTKLKKNELRDSERNLVDVSFRFKY